Genomic DNA from Candidatus Nitronereus thalassa:
ATAGTCAAAGTGTGGTTCATCGATGTCCTCGTGTCCTTAGCTCAACATGCTTGAAGGAAGTTTTTCCATACCTCAGTGAAGATTCGCGGGATTGTCACGACGATTAGCTTCTTGCTCCAGCTCTTGGATTGTCTGTTGAATTTCCCATGCTCGCTCTTCTTGGAGCGCGGCTATATCATTAAGTTGTTGCTTGGTTTGGACGTGATGATTCCACCGCTCTGTGAGGGAGACGGCAAGCTGGCGTATTTCAATGGGATCGAATGGTTTGCGCAGAATAAGCAGCTTGTCGTGTTGAGTCAGTCGCTTTAGCAAGTGTTCCCAATCATGATCGGAGTAGGCGGTACAGATCACCATTTGAATGTCAGGATCCACTTGCCAAATATGCTCTATGGTTTCTGCTCCATCCCATCCTGGGGGCATCCGCATATCGACAAACGCCATGGCGTAGGGGGTGCCGTTTTGAAGGGCTTCCTGGACCATCGCCAATCCCTGTTGGCCTTGGTCTGCATAGGCAATATGAAATGCCATGGTGAGTGGAATGGGGACCGATTCTCCAAACAACTCACTTCGAATGCTTTGAAAATCCTTCTGAGGGGTGGGGATTTGAAGGATTTTTCGAATATCCTCGAATATGGCTGGGTTATCGTCAATGACCAATAGCCGGCGATTGTCTGAGTTCAAGGTCATGAAATGAGTGCCTCCACGGGTGTATAGGGAAGGTCGAGAGTAAATCGTGCCCCTTGTCCTTCCCCGACGCTAAAAGCCTGAAGTGATCCTTGGAGGGATTGGGCCGCCAAGGCGCTGCTATGAAGTCCTAATCCCTGCCCTTCCTGTTTAGTAGAAAATCCTTGGGTGAAAATCTTGGTAAGCAGCTGAGGTTTGATGCCCACCCCCGTATCTTGAACGATGAGAAGGACTCGATTGGGTGTGCGCGTTCCGTCGATTGTGAGACTCAGGCAATGGGAAATTCCTGGTTTTGCCATCATGGAATGTTTCGCATTCCGAATGAGATTCACCAATATTTGGAGAATCTGATGTTTGTCAGACATGATGGGGGGGGCATCGGCAAAATCTCGTACAATGGATACCTGGTGTTGTGGAAGTGTGCCAAAATTGATGGTCAGTGCCTGCTCCATCAATTCTGAAAGAATGACGGGTTCTTTTTGGTTTGTCCCAACCGTGTTTGCCTGTTGGGCTTGAACAATGTGTTTGAGATGGTCGAGATTTTTTGTCAGGGCTTGGATCTCTTCCAGCATCGTTTGATGCTGTTTGGCCACTTGTTTATCTAATTCGCTTAAATACGAGGGGATCAGCTGACCTTTAGTGTCTTGTGTGAAAAAGTGTCCTAAATCCTGTTGATGGGCTCGGATCATGGAGGCAATTCTTCCAATGTCATTGGTATAGGAATTTTTCAGCAGGGTGGTGATTTGAGTGGCAGAAACGTTGATGCTATTGAGAACATTTCCCACATTGTGCAAGACATTGACCGCAACCTCTGCCCTTCCTAATTGACGGGAGGTTTCTAAAAGCTGATCCATGAGATCTTCACGTTCTTTTTCAGCTTTGTGGCGTTCTAGGGCATAACGAATCGATCGTTCTAATCCTGAGGCCAGCAGCTCTCCTTTGACCAGGTAATCTTCGGCTCCACTTTCCCCCGCACGGACATCGACATGATGATCATCTTGCCCCGTTAACAAAATGCAAGGGGTAGAACATTGTATGGTTCGAACATATTTTACGAGGTCAAGGCCCGTGTGGTTGCCCAAGCGGTAATCGAAAAGAAATATCGCGTACCCATGTGTTTGAATGCGGTGTGTTGCCTCGTCATAGTCCGAAACCCAATCAAGGTGAAATGTCGTTTCCTCTACTTGAGAAAGTATGTTTTTGATGATGTGATAATCATCTTCATCATCTTCAACCAGTAATATTTCAAGGGGAGATTGTGTTATGAGTGAGGTATTCGTCATCATCAATGCGGGGCTCCAGGTGTGGGGATGGCCAGGGACAACAATGAGCCAGGTGAATACTGTGGCCTGGCATGAGTTGCGTATGACCGTCTATCGATCTTTGTCCACTTCCTCTTGTGTTTCTCTACTCTAGTAATCGGTGTATCATTTGCGTACTTAAGTCCTCTCTGCTTTGCGAATGGGCGATATTCCTTCGTATTTATGAAGGTTTCACAGGGTTTTGCCCATAAAGATAAAGAATGGGGCTGAACAATAGAGCAAAACAAGTAACAACCAGAGGTTTGAACAATACGATTTTGAAGACTTATTGGGTAAAGAAATTTTTTGGAAGGGTTGTATGATTTATGGCTGGGGAAGTTGGACGAGGTGTAACCAGTAATAATCCAACGCCAACAGGGTGTCTCGATATCCCTCGAATGACGTGGGTTTGGTCATGAACGCATTTGCGCCTTCTTGGTAGGCGCGAAAAATTTCTTCACTGTTCCTCGTGGTAGTGAACACGACAATGGGGATGGTGTAGAGGTCTTGATCCTTTTTCAGAATCCCAAGGACTTCATGCCCATTTTTTTTCGGCATATTGAGGTCCAATAAAATAATGCCCGGACGAGGGGCGGATTGAGCGTGAGCAAATTCTCCATAATGGTACAGATAATTTAAGACAGCTTGGCCATCATGGATAAACCTCAGTTCATTCCCGGATTGAATTTCTTCCCAAGCCTCCTGGGCGAGTAAGCAATCATCTGAGTCATCATCTACCATCAGAATGATTCGGCTTTGGTGGTTCCCCTGAGCAATTGACACGGGACCACTTTTGGTGGAATCCGGTGGAAAGGCGGCAAGCGGGGAGGGGACTGCTTCTTCTTCCCTAGTGCTGGCTAGAGAGGTGTCTGAATGGATCAATCTGTGGCTCCTTACTAGTGAGACAAAGAGTCCCAGGCAGGTTTATCGCTGCCATAGGGAAGTTCTACCATGTTGGTCCAATATTGGCTTAGGGCACCCACGATGGTATGAAATTCTTGGGCCGAACGTGGTTTAGTCATGCAGGCATTGGCTCCCAAGGCATAGGTTCGACAGGTATCTTCTTCATCAATCGAGGTGGTCATGACTACTACTGGAATATGGCGAAAGATTTCATGATCCCGGATTTCCTTTAAGGCCTGATGGCCATTTTTTCTCGGCATGTTCAAGTCAAGCAAAATCATACCTGGAAGGGGAAAATCTTCAGTATCAGAAAACTTTCCACGACGATGGAGATAGTCGAGAAGTTCTTCGCCATCTCGAACAAACTTTAGGGCATGAGGACATCCATATTCTTCCCAGGCATCCTGAGTGAGTAAACAATCGTCTGGGTCGTCATCGGCCATCAGAATCGTTCTGGAAGGATTCTCTATGGACATCGTTGCTAAATGTGACATTTTCATACTGGTTCTCCCTAGTGATTCGCGGAAATAAGGGTCCGTTGATTTTTTAAGGCAGACCAAGCTTGCCGCACATCCCGCATCACCCGAAGATATTCATGAAAAGTGGAAGGCTTCGTGACAAAGCCATAAGCTCCTAAAGCATAAGCTTCTGAAGCTTCTTTGGGTGTTTTAGAAGTACTGAGAACAATAACAGGAATATCTTGAAGGGTCGGATCGGCTTTGATGTCCGCGAGAGATTCCAAGCCGCTTTTTTTGGGCATGGACAAA
This window encodes:
- a CDS encoding response regulator transcription factor; protein product: MTLNSDNRRLLVIDDNPAIFEDIRKILQIPTPQKDFQSIRSELFGESVPIPLTMAFHIAYADQGQQGLAMVQEALQNGTPYAMAFVDMRMPPGWDGAETIEHIWQVDPDIQMVICTAYSDHDWEHLLKRLTQHDKLLILRKPFDPIEIRQLAVSLTERWNHHVQTKQQLNDIAALQEERAWEIQQTIQELEQEANRRDNPANLH
- a CDS encoding ATP-binding protein, translating into MMTNTSLITQSPLEILLVEDDEDDYHIIKNILSQVEETTFHLDWVSDYDEATHRIQTHGYAIFLFDYRLGNHTGLDLVKYVRTIQCSTPCILLTGQDDHHVDVRAGESGAEDYLVKGELLASGLERSIRYALERHKAEKEREDLMDQLLETSRQLGRAEVAVNVLHNVGNVLNSINVSATQITTLLKNSYTNDIGRIASMIRAHQQDLGHFFTQDTKGQLIPSYLSELDKQVAKQHQTMLEEIQALTKNLDHLKHIVQAQQANTVGTNQKEPVILSELMEQALTINFGTLPQHQVSIVRDFADAPPIMSDKHQILQILVNLIRNAKHSMMAKPGISHCLSLTIDGTRTPNRVLLIVQDTGVGIKPQLLTKIFTQGFSTKQEGQGLGLHSSALAAQSLQGSLQAFSVGEGQGARFTLDLPYTPVEALIS
- a CDS encoding response regulator; this translates as MIHSDTSLASTREEEAVPSPLAAFPPDSTKSGPVSIAQGNHQSRIILMVDDDSDDCLLAQEAWEEIQSGNELRFIHDGQAVLNYLYHYGEFAHAQSAPRPGIILLDLNMPKKNGHEVLGILKKDQDLYTIPIVVFTTTRNSEEIFRAYQEGANAFMTKPTSFEGYRDTLLALDYYWLHLVQLPQP
- a CDS encoding response regulator, which gives rise to MKMSHLATMSIENPSRTILMADDDPDDCLLTQDAWEEYGCPHALKFVRDGEELLDYLHRRGKFSDTEDFPLPGMILLDLNMPRKNGHQALKEIRDHEIFRHIPVVVMTTSIDEEDTCRTYALGANACMTKPRSAQEFHTIVGALSQYWTNMVELPYGSDKPAWDSLSH
- a CDS encoding response regulator, with translation MPSLQLLEPVLIADDDTDDCLIAMEAWEETGHGNELRFVQDGNELIDYLYQQNRYSSPETAPRPGLILLDLSMPKKSGLESLADIKADPTLQDIPVIVLSTSKTPKEASEAYALGAYGFVTKPSTFHEYLRVMRDVRQAWSALKNQRTLISANH